A genomic stretch from Mycobacterium cookii includes:
- a CDS encoding acyltransferase family protein, which produces MTVRQADSISPAQDLRGRRSEQKRFRPDIEGLRAVAVLAVVLFHAEVPGVGGGYVGVDVFFVISGFLITGLLWREANTTGTVRLRSFYGARARRLLPASATVGVVTMGASVVLLPALQVKSVIWDGITSALYVGNYWFIMRGVDYFASHKALSPFQHYWSLGVEEQFYLVWPALIIGTAWLIRRVRRRTRAEATSSQRPYLVVLALTAVVSFALSLAATPLAPPVAFFSLPTRAWQLAIGGLVALTVGRWQRLSPRAGAITGWAGLALILLACGGLSSATLYPGIAALLPTVGAALVIAAGCASPEGGCGRVLGLSPMRAIGRISYSWYLWHWPVLLLVPALLGHPLGLAARVAAALLAGGLALLTLRFIENPLRFAAPIRRSPGRSLALGGAATAVAVCVGLALLHVVPTPIGRGTPAAALKVTTAPVPAGAGLAAYDAAAQRAVAQVQAAVAASVDIKAVPSNLDPSFADVEAEQKAYMGSGCLRTPTQGGQPECATGDTESTTTVAVVGDSHAAIWNPAFKQAAADRHWRLETLAKAACPLMDLRVTNSFRPLVELLEHCEQWRAEIMTRLRAEHPRLVVVSAFRGYGADESMTGFNAYDPTWIDGLTRIVQQLRSIGAKVLVLGPVPDPHFDVPTCLSAHLDDVTACLPRRSKAVNESGIAAESAAAKAGGGQYADVTDLFCTADRCPVIVGNTLIYVDSSHLTFEYSRLLAPVMGALADRALAHG; this is translated from the coding sequence GTGACCGTGCGCCAGGCCGACAGCATCAGCCCTGCTCAAGATTTGCGGGGCCGGCGCTCGGAACAGAAGCGGTTTCGCCCGGACATCGAGGGTCTGCGCGCGGTCGCGGTGTTGGCCGTTGTCCTGTTCCACGCCGAGGTTCCGGGTGTGGGTGGGGGATACGTCGGCGTGGACGTGTTCTTCGTCATCTCGGGCTTTTTGATCACCGGGTTGCTGTGGCGCGAAGCGAACACCACCGGCACCGTCCGGTTGCGTAGTTTCTACGGGGCCCGGGCCCGTCGACTGCTGCCGGCATCGGCCACCGTCGGCGTCGTCACCATGGGCGCCTCGGTCGTCTTGTTGCCGGCGCTGCAGGTCAAAAGTGTCATTTGGGATGGCATCACCAGTGCGCTGTACGTCGGCAATTACTGGTTCATCATGCGAGGCGTCGACTACTTCGCCAGCCACAAGGCGCTGTCGCCTTTTCAGCATTATTGGTCGCTGGGCGTTGAGGAGCAGTTCTACCTGGTATGGCCCGCGTTGATCATCGGGACGGCGTGGTTGATCCGGCGGGTGCGTCGGCGCACCCGTGCCGAGGCGACTTCGTCACAGCGCCCGTATCTGGTGGTGCTTGCCCTGACTGCGGTTGTCTCGTTCGCGCTGTCCTTGGCGGCCACGCCACTGGCACCCCCGGTGGCGTTTTTTTCGCTGCCCACCCGAGCCTGGCAGCTGGCTATTGGCGGGCTGGTGGCCCTCACGGTGGGCCGATGGCAGCGACTCTCGCCCCGAGCGGGCGCGATCACCGGATGGGCGGGGCTGGCGCTGATCCTGCTGGCTTGCGGCGGGTTGAGCAGCGCCACGTTGTACCCGGGTATCGCTGCGCTCTTGCCCACTGTCGGCGCGGCGCTGGTGATCGCCGCGGGCTGTGCCTCGCCGGAGGGGGGCTGTGGGCGCGTGCTCGGGTTGTCGCCGATGCGCGCGATCGGCCGGATTTCTTACTCGTGGTATCTCTGGCACTGGCCTGTTCTGCTGCTCGTACCGGCGCTGCTGGGCCACCCGCTGGGGCTGGCCGCCAGGGTCGCGGCCGCCTTGCTCGCCGGTGGGCTGGCGCTGCTCACCCTGCGTTTCATCGAGAACCCCTTGCGGTTCGCCGCACCGATTCGTCGTTCTCCCGGCCGTAGTCTTGCGTTGGGCGGTGCCGCCACCGCGGTCGCGGTGTGTGTGGGCTTGGCGCTGCTGCACGTGGTGCCTACGCCGATCGGGCGCGGGACGCCGGCGGCGGCGCTGAAGGTCACCACAGCCCCGGTGCCTGCCGGCGCTGGACTGGCCGCTTACGACGCCGCGGCACAGCGCGCGGTTGCTCAGGTGCAGGCGGCGGTTGCGGCGTCGGTCGACATCAAAGCCGTGCCGTCGAATCTGGACCCGTCGTTTGCCGACGTGGAAGCCGAACAGAAGGCCTACATGGGCAGCGGCTGCCTTCGCACGCCCACGCAAGGCGGCCAGCCGGAGTGCGCGACGGGTGATACCGAGTCGACGACGACGGTGGCCGTGGTCGGCGATTCACATGCCGCGATCTGGAATCCGGCGTTCAAGCAAGCCGCGGCAGACCGGCATTGGCGGCTGGAGACTCTGGCCAAGGCGGCCTGCCCGCTGATGGACCTGCGCGTCACCAACTCCTTCCGCCCCTTGGTTGAGCTCCTCGAGCACTGTGAGCAGTGGCGCGCTGAGATCATGACCCGGCTGCGCGCCGAGCACCCGAGGCTGGTCGTCGTGAGCGCGTTTCGGGGCTACGGCGCCGACGAATCGATGACGGGTTTCAACGCATACGACCCGACGTGGATCGATGGCCTGACCCGAATCGTGCAGCAGCTGCGCAGCATCGGCGCCAAGGTGCTGGTGCTCGGTCCGGTGCCGGATCCGCACTTTGATGTGCCGACGTGCCTGTCCGCGCACCTCGATGACGTGACGGCCTGCTTGCCGCGCAGGTCGAAGGCGGTGAACGAGTCCGGCATTGCGGCGGAGTCCGCCGCGGCCAAAGCCGGCGGTGGGCAGTATGCGGACGTCACCGACCTGTTCTGCACCGCCGACCGCTGCCCGGTGATCGTCGGCAACACCTTGATCTATGTCGACTCGAGTCACCTGACGTTCGAATACTCCCGACTGCTGGCACCGGTCATGGGGGCACTGGCGGACCGCGCGCTCGCCCACGGATGA
- a CDS encoding glycosyltransferase: MKFVLAAYGTRGDVEPSVVVGQELVRRGHDVRIAVPPDHIGFAEAAGLAAVAYGPDSQAILDKELGTNLFKDFPRHVKDLPRLWRENWELSTQCWSQMSKTLMSEADGADLLFTGLVFEDGAANIAEYYGIPMATLHYFPMRPNGQLLPYLPAPVGRSLMIAYWWLALGLLGRFEKAQRRELGLPKAAGPAALRVTERGALEIQAYDEVCFPGLAAEWAKWGAQRPFVGTLTMELPTEADEEVASWIAGGTPPICFGFGSMEIDAASDTIAMISAACAQLGERALICAGLSDFSNIPYGDHVKVVGLINYAAIFPACRAVVHHGGAGTTAAGLRAGVPSLVLWATPDRQMRGAFIKRMKVGTMRRFSSTTQESLVADLRQILAPEYVARAREAATQMTKPAESISATADLVESHARLRCVG; the protein is encoded by the coding sequence ATGAAATTCGTGCTGGCCGCCTACGGAACTCGTGGCGATGTCGAGCCTTCCGTCGTTGTCGGCCAGGAGCTGGTGCGCCGAGGGCATGACGTGCGCATTGCCGTCCCACCCGATCACATCGGCTTCGCCGAGGCGGCTGGGCTTGCGGCCGTCGCCTACGGACCGGATTCGCAGGCGATCCTGGACAAGGAGCTCGGAACGAACCTTTTCAAGGATTTCCCGCGACACGTCAAGGATCTGCCCAGGTTGTGGCGCGAAAACTGGGAGCTTTCGACCCAGTGCTGGTCACAGATGAGCAAGACGCTGATGTCGGAGGCGGATGGGGCGGATCTGCTATTCACCGGCCTGGTTTTCGAGGACGGCGCAGCCAACATCGCGGAGTATTACGGCATTCCAATGGCCACGCTGCACTACTTCCCGATGCGGCCCAACGGCCAGCTCCTGCCGTATCTGCCGGCGCCGGTGGGCCGCTCGCTGATGATCGCCTACTGGTGGCTCGCCCTGGGCTTGCTAGGCAGATTCGAGAAGGCGCAGCGACGTGAGTTGGGCCTGCCAAAGGCCGCGGGCCCTGCGGCGTTGAGAGTCACCGAACGCGGAGCGCTCGAGATCCAGGCGTACGACGAGGTGTGCTTTCCGGGACTGGCAGCGGAATGGGCGAAGTGGGGCGCCCAGCGGCCTTTTGTCGGCACGCTGACGATGGAGTTACCGACGGAGGCTGACGAGGAGGTCGCATCGTGGATTGCCGGGGGGACGCCGCCGATTTGCTTCGGATTTGGCAGCATGGAGATCGACGCTGCGTCCGACACGATCGCCATGATCAGTGCGGCTTGCGCGCAGCTGGGTGAGCGGGCGTTGATCTGCGCCGGCTTGAGCGACTTCAGCAATATCCCCTACGGCGATCACGTCAAGGTGGTTGGCCTGATAAATTACGCGGCGATCTTTCCTGCCTGCCGCGCGGTCGTGCACCATGGTGGCGCGGGCACCACTGCTGCGGGGCTGCGTGCCGGTGTCCCCTCGTTGGTCCTCTGGGCTACGCCTGATCGCCAAATGCGGGGAGCTTTCATCAAACGAATGAAAGTGGGTACCATGAGGCGCTTTTCGAGCACCACTCAAGAATCCCTGGTCGCGGACCTGCGACAGATCCTGGCCCCGGAATACGTCGCACGAGCCCGCGAGGCAGCCACCCAGATGACCAAACCAGCCGAAAGTATCTCGGCCACCGCCGATCTCGTGGAAAGCCACGCCCGCCTGCGGTGTGTTGGCTAA
- a CDS encoding acyltransferase family protein yields MTTDPKIARVENANDHRPKPAARGTSLGEEFDPRSNALNAWRLTLAMGVILWHSWPVAGRQVSFAPAHQLLRDAWVDGFFAVSGFLITWSWFRHPRVRDYFLARGLRILPGLWICLIITAVVMAPISVAIQGGSAVKLLFSRATVEYVFENSAILLLKQDIGGTPSGVPVPGIWDGPVWTLSWEVLCYIAIAGLGLAGLLRRRWFIPTALAMAVLWSLLLPPWGVFADVIEAQRRIEDPATAALLVQAIAARFLVMFLAGALLYKFRNAIPARWSLVALSVVIVLAASFLPNYRMVAAVPLAYAIIVSGALIHNKRLRLRTDLSYGVYIYAWPVQQFLVICGLRILNPFVFALVSAAGTLPLAALSWFLVEKPAIALKSRLMRRSIGSAGNRQPG; encoded by the coding sequence ATGACCACGGACCCAAAAATCGCTCGCGTCGAAAATGCTAACGATCACCGGCCGAAGCCTGCGGCGAGAGGTACGAGCCTCGGCGAGGAATTCGATCCCCGAAGCAACGCGCTCAACGCCTGGCGGTTAACGCTGGCGATGGGTGTCATCCTCTGGCACTCTTGGCCGGTCGCGGGCCGCCAGGTGTCGTTCGCGCCGGCTCACCAGCTACTTAGAGACGCATGGGTAGATGGCTTCTTCGCAGTCTCAGGATTTCTCATCACGTGGAGTTGGTTCAGACACCCCCGGGTCCGCGACTACTTCCTCGCCCGAGGTCTACGAATTCTCCCTGGGTTGTGGATCTGCCTGATCATCACCGCGGTCGTCATGGCTCCGATCAGCGTTGCGATACAGGGCGGCTCAGCCGTGAAGCTGCTGTTTTCCCGTGCCACAGTCGAGTATGTCTTCGAAAACAGCGCAATCTTGCTGTTAAAACAAGACATCGGCGGAACACCGAGCGGGGTCCCGGTGCCGGGGATTTGGGATGGCCCTGTCTGGACCCTCTCATGGGAGGTGTTGTGCTACATCGCTATTGCGGGCCTTGGTCTAGCCGGGCTGCTGCGTCGCCGGTGGTTCATCCCTACGGCATTGGCAATGGCGGTGTTGTGGTCGCTGCTGCTGCCGCCGTGGGGGGTCTTCGCTGACGTGATCGAGGCGCAACGCCGCATCGAAGACCCTGCGACCGCGGCGTTGCTCGTGCAGGCGATCGCCGCGCGTTTCCTTGTCATGTTTCTGGCTGGAGCATTGCTTTATAAGTTTCGGAACGCGATTCCCGCTCGATGGTCACTCGTCGCGCTGAGCGTGGTTATCGTTCTGGCGGCCAGCTTTCTACCGAATTACCGCATGGTCGCGGCCGTTCCGTTGGCCTACGCCATCATCGTTTCAGGTGCCCTCATTCACAACAAGCGCTTGAGGCTACGGACGGATCTGTCCTACGGCGTGTACATCTATGCGTGGCCGGTGCAGCAGTTCCTGGTCATCTGTGGGCTTCGCATTTTGAATCCTTTTGTATTCGCGCTCGTTTCAGCTGCCGGCACCTTGCCGCTAGCAGCGCTGAGCTGGTTTCTGGTTGAGAAGCCGGCGATCGCTCTCAAATCTCGTCTTATGCGCCGAAGCATCGGTTCAGCGGGGAACCGTCAGCCTGGATAA
- a CDS encoding NAD-dependent epimerase/dehydratase family protein → MTQRQCAPPVLYTRESAGNRSTGDVNPRNGRAFMTNVVVTGGYGFIGSHLVSALLNRGDSVTVFDFAKNARDTSIDFDRHPNFRFVQGDVTDVTALEEALIPGVDTVFHLAAVVGVKNYLNDPLRVLDVNVTGTRNVLELSRRHGTRVVFASTSEVFGKNPNPPFAEDDDRVVGSTRTARWSYSTSKAMAEHLVFAMHDAYGLPVTVVRYFNVYGPRQNPIFVISQSIHRILNGHRPLLYDSGDQSRCFTYVDDAVAGTLLASESSIAIGEAFNIGSMTETTMRDAVELAIKIAGVDSVHEAETVDTAALYGGRYEDIPRRIPDSTKAQRELGWQLRVDVEEGIRRTIEWARANPWYLKGPKE, encoded by the coding sequence TTGACCCAGCGGCAGTGCGCGCCGCCGGTTTTGTATACAAGGGAATCGGCCGGTAACCGGTCGACTGGCGACGTAAACCCAAGAAATGGAAGAGCTTTCATGACAAATGTCGTCGTGACGGGCGGTTACGGCTTCATCGGATCACACTTGGTCTCCGCATTGCTGAACCGCGGAGATTCCGTTACGGTGTTCGATTTCGCAAAGAACGCCCGCGACACCAGCATTGACTTTGACCGTCACCCGAACTTCCGGTTCGTGCAAGGCGACGTCACTGATGTGACCGCACTCGAAGAAGCATTGATTCCCGGCGTCGACACGGTTTTCCATCTAGCCGCGGTCGTCGGCGTCAAGAACTATCTCAACGATCCGCTCCGGGTGCTCGACGTCAACGTGACAGGGACTCGCAACGTGCTCGAGCTGAGCCGTAGGCACGGGACGCGGGTGGTATTTGCCAGCACCTCTGAAGTTTTCGGCAAGAATCCCAACCCGCCTTTCGCCGAGGACGACGATCGCGTAGTCGGTTCAACCAGGACAGCGCGCTGGAGCTACAGCACCAGCAAGGCAATGGCCGAACACCTCGTCTTTGCGATGCACGACGCGTATGGATTGCCGGTGACGGTCGTTCGTTATTTCAATGTGTATGGGCCGCGGCAGAATCCGATATTCGTGATCTCGCAAAGTATTCACCGGATTCTCAACGGCCACCGGCCGTTGCTCTACGACTCGGGCGACCAGTCGCGGTGCTTCACCTACGTCGACGACGCCGTCGCCGGCACCTTGCTCGCGTCCGAAAGCAGCATAGCGATCGGTGAAGCCTTCAACATCGGCAGCATGACCGAGACGACTATGCGTGATGCCGTCGAGCTGGCAATCAAGATCGCTGGTGTCGATTCGGTGCATGAGGCCGAAACCGTTGACACCGCAGCACTTTACGGGGGGCGTTACGAGGACATCCCGCGCCGTATCCCCGACTCGACCAAGGCGCAACGCGAGCTGGGGTGGCAGCTTCGGGTGGATGTCGAGGAAGGGATTCGCCGCACCATCGAGTGGGCGCGCGCCAACCCGTGGTACCTCAAAGGGCCGAAGGAGTGA
- a CDS encoding nucleotide sugar dehydrogenase, with amino-acid sequence MRIGAFGRSDAEIDLLVRGMRSGIAVVGFGYIGTVIGAVLADRGWPVTGIDVRQSVVDEINLGKSTVAEPGLSELVANNVRVGRLRATTDFSAIADNDFVIVNVGTPLGPDYEPIVDDIKAAARALGEHLQPGHIVILKSTVPPDTTENLVLPILEETSGLRAGVDFGLAFCPERLAEGQAIQELLSIPVVVGAVDERSARACATLWRHALGVESVIVENPRTAEMVKLADNLWVDLNVALANELAKVCDRLGMDALQVIEAANTMPKGGHPVNILRPSMGVGGYCLTKDPWFVNHLGESLGLDLAIPRTSRNVNDTMPAYTYGLLKQLLADQGKAIETSRIAVLGIAFKNNTGDCRLTPTKYVVALLEESGCELSIHDPWVGVEDAVTVTNVPLTADIETAAEGADALVVLAGHRQFHQTPLSRLAELVSAGCVFLDGRNSFDPAAVRAAGFVYKGIGR; translated from the coding sequence ATGCGTATAGGCGCGTTCGGGCGCAGCGACGCTGAGATCGACCTCTTGGTGCGCGGCATGCGATCGGGGATCGCAGTGGTCGGCTTCGGCTACATCGGCACGGTGATCGGTGCGGTGCTGGCAGACCGTGGCTGGCCTGTGACGGGGATCGATGTACGCCAGAGCGTCGTCGACGAAATCAACCTCGGCAAGAGCACCGTGGCTGAGCCCGGGCTCAGCGAGCTGGTGGCCAATAACGTGCGCGTCGGCCGGCTTCGCGCCACGACAGATTTCAGTGCCATCGCGGACAACGACTTCGTCATCGTCAACGTCGGTACGCCACTCGGCCCGGACTACGAGCCGATCGTCGACGACATCAAGGCTGCCGCGCGGGCACTGGGTGAACACCTGCAGCCCGGCCACATAGTCATCCTCAAGAGCACGGTGCCGCCGGACACCACCGAAAACCTTGTTCTGCCGATTCTGGAAGAGACTTCAGGGCTACGGGCCGGGGTGGACTTCGGGTTGGCTTTTTGCCCCGAGCGACTCGCCGAAGGCCAAGCCATTCAGGAGCTGTTGTCCATCCCCGTCGTGGTGGGTGCCGTCGATGAGCGCAGCGCTCGCGCCTGCGCGACGCTGTGGCGGCACGCCCTCGGGGTGGAATCGGTGATCGTCGAGAATCCGCGGACCGCCGAGATGGTCAAGCTGGCGGACAACCTCTGGGTGGACCTCAACGTCGCGCTGGCCAACGAGCTGGCCAAAGTGTGCGACCGGCTCGGGATGGATGCCCTTCAGGTCATCGAGGCCGCGAACACGATGCCGAAGGGCGGCCACCCGGTGAACATCTTGCGACCGAGTATGGGCGTCGGCGGCTACTGCTTGACGAAGGATCCCTGGTTCGTCAATCACCTCGGAGAATCCCTCGGGTTGGATCTGGCAATTCCGCGAACCTCGCGGAATGTCAACGACACGATGCCGGCCTACACCTACGGCCTGCTCAAGCAGCTTCTCGCCGATCAGGGCAAGGCAATCGAGACCAGCCGAATTGCGGTGCTGGGCATCGCATTCAAAAACAACACCGGTGACTGCCGACTCACGCCGACAAAATATGTCGTCGCGCTGCTCGAGGAGTCTGGCTGCGAACTCTCGATCCACGATCCGTGGGTGGGCGTCGAAGACGCCGTCACGGTGACGAATGTCCCCCTGACCGCCGACATCGAAACAGCCGCCGAGGGTGCCGACGCCTTGGTGGTCCTTGCGGGCCATCGGCAATTCCACCAAACCCCGCTCTCGCGGCTCGCGGAGCTGGTGTCAGCCGGGTGCGTATTCCTCGACGGACGCAACAGCTTTGACCCAGCGGCAGTGCGCGCCGCCGGTTTTGTATACAAGGGAATCGGCCGGTAA
- a CDS encoding NAD-dependent epimerase/dehydratase family protein translates to MLITGGAGFIGSALARRLVNVGYDVAVMDLLHPQVHGDHPAIELPPSVRLFTGDVTHGPDLDAVLRLFQPLQIVHLAAETGTAQSLSEATRHGSVNVVGTTQLLDALSRAGHVPDQLVLASSRAVYGEGAWQCGSQIFYPQPRSHAQLVAGIWDPQGLTEDSAVPLASCAGRTEPRPTNIYAATKLAQEHILAAWTAAHDTNLSVLRLQNVYGPGQSLTNSYTGIVALFARLAGEQHALEVYEDGRIVRDFVYIDDVVEALFAAIERPAAQPRCVDIGSGIPTTIHELAQQIAAICGAPEPIVVGKFRDGDVRAARCDIGPATKELGWHPKWTLEDGLRALLDWIGGRSEIVSSISEKMQFSR, encoded by the coding sequence GTGCTCATCACTGGCGGGGCAGGGTTCATCGGGTCGGCCCTTGCGCGCCGTCTCGTCAATGTAGGTTACGACGTCGCCGTGATGGATTTGCTGCACCCGCAAGTGCACGGCGATCATCCGGCGATCGAGCTGCCGCCATCGGTGCGGTTGTTCACCGGTGACGTCACGCATGGGCCTGATTTGGACGCTGTGCTTCGGTTGTTTCAACCTTTACAGATCGTCCATTTGGCAGCCGAAACCGGAACGGCGCAGTCGCTTTCGGAGGCGACGCGGCATGGTTCGGTGAACGTGGTGGGAACGACTCAACTCCTTGATGCGCTGAGCCGCGCAGGACACGTGCCCGACCAACTCGTCTTGGCATCGTCGAGAGCTGTGTACGGCGAAGGTGCTTGGCAGTGCGGCTCTCAGATCTTCTATCCGCAGCCCCGCAGCCATGCGCAGCTTGTGGCTGGGATCTGGGATCCGCAAGGGCTCACGGAGGATTCGGCAGTTCCGCTCGCGAGCTGTGCCGGTCGAACGGAGCCTCGGCCGACCAATATCTACGCAGCGACCAAACTCGCCCAAGAGCACATCTTGGCCGCCTGGACGGCCGCGCACGACACCAACCTCAGTGTGTTGCGGCTGCAGAATGTCTACGGGCCTGGCCAGTCGCTGACGAATTCGTACACCGGAATAGTCGCTCTTTTCGCGCGGTTGGCAGGCGAGCAGCACGCGTTGGAAGTCTATGAAGACGGACGGATCGTGCGCGATTTCGTCTATATCGACGACGTCGTCGAGGCGCTGTTCGCTGCGATAGAAAGGCCTGCAGCGCAGCCACGCTGCGTCGACATCGGGTCCGGTATCCCGACGACCATCCACGAGCTGGCTCAACAGATCGCCGCCATTTGTGGTGCGCCGGAACCCATCGTCGTGGGGAAATTCCGCGACGGTGACGTGCGTGCCGCACGATGCGACATCGGTCCGGCAACAAAGGAACTCGGCTGGCACCCGAAGTGGACGCTCGAAGATGGCCTGCGTGCTCTCTTAGATTGGATCGGCGGACGGTCCGAAATTGTGTCGAGCATTAGCGAGAAAATGCAGTTCTCCCGGTGA
- a CDS encoding acyltransferase family protein → MTLHQTGSFSPTERAQSRRLAQSGFRPDIEGLRAVAVLAVVLFHAAVPGLGGGYVGVDVFFVISGFLITGLLWREANTTGTVGLRRFYGARARRLLPASAAVGVITLIASALLLPPLRARTAFGDGITSALYVSNYRFLLQGVDYSAPSMPLSPFQHYWSLGVEEQFYFVWPALILGTAWLIRRVRRRTRAEATSSQRPYVVVLALVAAMSLTLSLVASYWGPFIAFFSLPTRAWQLAIGGLVVLTADQWRRLPPRTGAIAGWTGLALILLACNRFSTDTLYPGFAALLPTVGAALVIGAGCAAPVHGCGRLLGVSPMRAIGRISYSWYLWHWPVLVLAPLLIGHPLGLAARLAAAMISGGLAVLTLRYIENPLRFADPIRRSPGRSLALGGVATAAAVGVGLALLVVVPNPVGRGAPTAAPTVAEAPTPAGSTMGAYDAALQHVTAQVQAAVAASADLKVVPSNLNPPLADAAAELNTMFVGGCMRNAWQVTASDCATGDIASTTTTTVAVVGDSHAAMWNPAFHKLAEKRHWRLEMLTKAGCPLMDLPIDSDTLHREYTECEQWRGHVMARLRAEHPRLVAITMARAYGTENGFPEPFTSYDSAWIESLTRLVHQVRSAGAEVLVLGPTPDPHSVVPICLSGHLDDVTACSPPRSTAVNERGIAAESAATKAGGGQYADLTGLFCTTNRCPVIVGNTLVYQDNGHLTTEYARLLAPVIGALADRALARG, encoded by the coding sequence GTGACCTTGCACCAGACCGGAAGCTTCAGCCCGACCGAGCGGGCGCAAAGTCGGCGCTTAGCGCAATCCGGGTTTCGGCCGGACATTGAGGGCTTGCGCGCTGTCGCGGTGTTGGCCGTTGTCCTCTTCCACGCCGCGGTGCCGGGCCTGGGTGGGGGATACGTCGGCGTGGACGTGTTCTTCGTCATCTCGGGATTCCTGATCACCGGACTGCTGTGGCGCGAAGCGAACACCACGGGAACCGTCGGCCTGCGCCGCTTCTATGGCGCGCGGGCCCGCCGACTGCTGCCGGCATCGGCCGCGGTCGGAGTCATCACCTTGATCGCCTCGGCTCTCCTGTTACCACCGCTGCGGGCCCGCACCGCCTTCGGAGACGGCATCACCAGCGCGTTGTATGTCAGCAACTACCGGTTCCTGCTACAGGGCGTCGACTATTCAGCCCCCTCTATGCCGCTGTCCCCGTTCCAGCACTACTGGTCGTTGGGCGTCGAGGAGCAGTTCTACTTCGTGTGGCCGGCGTTGATCCTCGGGACGGCGTGGTTGATCCGGCGGGTGCGTCGACGCACGCGGGCCGAGGCGACCTCCTCACAGCGCCCATATGTGGTGGTCCTTGCGCTGGTCGCGGCTATGTCCTTGACGCTGTCGCTGGTGGCGTCTTACTGGGGGCCATTTATTGCGTTCTTTTCGCTGCCCACCCGGGCTTGGCAGTTGGCCATCGGCGGCCTGGTGGTCCTGACGGCCGACCAGTGGCGACGACTCCCGCCACGGACGGGCGCGATCGCGGGATGGACCGGGCTGGCTTTGATCCTGCTGGCCTGCAACCGCTTCAGCACGGACACACTGTATCCGGGTTTCGCTGCGCTGTTGCCGACCGTTGGCGCGGCGCTGGTGATCGGCGCCGGCTGCGCCGCACCTGTCCACGGATGCGGCCGCCTCCTGGGGGTGTCGCCGATGCGCGCGATCGGCCGGATCTCCTACTCGTGGTACCTGTGGCACTGGCCGGTGCTGGTGCTCGCCCCACTATTGATCGGCCACCCGTTGGGGCTGGCCGCCAGGCTGGCCGCGGCCATGATCTCTGGCGGGCTGGCAGTACTCACCCTGCGTTACATCGAGAACCCGTTGCGTTTCGCCGATCCGATTCGCCGCTCTCCCGGGCGCAGTCTGGCGTTGGGCGGTGTCGCCACCGCGGCCGCGGTCGGCGTCGGGCTGGCGCTGCTGGTCGTGGTGCCTAACCCCGTCGGCCGCGGCGCGCCCACGGCAGCCCCGACCGTGGCCGAGGCGCCGACCCCTGCCGGGTCCACGATGGGCGCCTACGACGCGGCGCTGCAGCACGTGACCGCTCAGGTGCAGGCCGCGGTCGCGGCGTCCGCCGACCTGAAAGTCGTTCCGTCGAACCTGAATCCGCCGCTTGCCGACGCGGCGGCCGAACTTAACACCATGTTCGTCGGCGGCTGTATGCGTAATGCGTGGCAAGTCACAGCGTCTGATTGCGCGACGGGCGATATTGCTTCGACGACGACGACGACGGTGGCGGTGGTCGGCGACTCCCATGCCGCGATGTGGAATCCGGCGTTCCACAAGCTCGCCGAGAAGCGACACTGGCGGCTCGAGATGCTGACCAAAGCGGGCTGTCCGTTGATGGACTTGCCGATTGACAGCGACACACTTCACCGGGAGTACACCGAGTGCGAGCAGTGGCGTGGTCACGTCATGGCCCGGTTGCGCGCCGAGCACCCGCGGCTGGTCGCGATCACCATGGCGCGGGCGTACGGTACCGAGAATGGCTTTCCGGAGCCTTTCACCTCCTACGACTCGGCGTGGATCGAGAGTCTGACCCGCCTCGTGCACCAGGTTCGCAGTGCCGGCGCCGAGGTTCTGGTGCTCGGGCCGACCCCGGATCCACACTCAGTGGTGCCGATCTGTCTGTCCGGGCACCTCGATGACGTGACGGCCTGCTCGCCGCCAAGGTCGACCGCGGTAAACGAGCGCGGCATCGCGGCCGAGTCCGCGGCTACCAAAGCCGGCGGCGGACAATACGCCGACCTCACCGGGCTGTTCTGCACCACCAACCGCTGCCCGGTCATCGTCGGAAACACTCTCGTCTACCAAGACAACGGGCACCTGACGACCGAGTACGCCCGGCTGCTGGCACCGGTCATCGGGGCGCTGGCCGACCGCGCGCTGGCCCGCGGTTGA